One window of the Kwoniella dejecticola CBS 10117 chromosome 3, complete sequence genome contains the following:
- a CDS encoding cofilin yields the protein MSSGVQPTQECLEKFQELKTGKKLSYVIYGLTEDKKSITVLKTSEEKDFDTFVNELPEKECRWAVYDFEFTLPGGEGVRNKLVFVVWSPDDANVKNKMMFASSKDALRRRLEGIHIEIQATDFSEITKDAILEKALRR from the exons ATG TCTTCCGGTGTCCAACCT ACCCAAGAATGTCTGGAGAAATTCCAAGAATTGAAGACGGGCAAGAAATTGTCATACGTGATTTACGGTCTTACGGAAGACAAGAAATCCATCACTGTCCTCAAGACTTCGGAAGAGAAAGACTTTGATACCTTTGTGAACGAGTTGCCGGAGAAGGAATGTAGATGGGCTGTATACGATTTCGAGTTTACCTTACCCGGAGGAGAGGGCGTGAGGAACAAATTGGTCTTTGTTGTATG GTCCCCAGATGATGCCAACgtcaagaacaagatgatgTTCGCCTCTTCCAAGGATGCTCTCAGACGACgacttgaag GTATTCACATCGAGATCCAAGCTACCGACTTCTCCGAGATCACCAAGGATGCCA TCTTGGAAAAGGCTCTCAGAAGATAA